One Georgenia wutianyii DNA segment encodes these proteins:
- a CDS encoding ABC transporter permease: MLRLTLTQMRRSTGRLLAAGLAIMIGTAFIAATLLGTAVIRDTTYSAVTADIGDADVVVQSGDDLLTPEQLDEVRALPGVSVADGQVTMFGSIVAGGRQDWSAVDAVGSPGLSGVTVLDGTLPTAQGEVALTASSADRLEVEVGDALTMSTEIYLPPPPGAKDSMPFVDAELTVAGILQDPSALVGMGNTALVTPAQRDAWVVQADRELAFSEILVRAADGAEPAAVAAAVSAELPNAAVRTGEEYAQQTLQDLTGQAYALTAVILAFGALAMFVAAIVITNTFQVLVAQRTHTLALLRAVGATKRQIRRSVLTEALILGIVAGVAGLVLGTALAQGALWVLHAQELPFPVPSNVTITAAAVIVPIVTGALVTVLAALSPARAATVVSPLAALRPPEPPDPRGASRLRVVASLVLVLGGGAMVAAAPFLAGAESIDEETAVLGGLALGILGGFVSFAGVMLGMVFVVPTVVRGLGALARRAGGGTPARIATANAVRNPRRTAATATALVIGVTLVALMSTGAVSARSSLDSMLRSQFPVDLVVSSSAWDQETGLPGGLTPAQIETVERTENVEATLGIAEAQATFQTPQGEIETGVSLVDRAAAESIMRDSSLLDLLGEDTLLVGSGWARDVGLTDGQTVTLGDADLTLVVQGNGYTAFAPLSLREAIDPQAPVTELWARLSGEDQAATITTVSDRLTEAQAVATAQDPDARYDTPYVDGPAAQREIFEQVINTLLAIVVGLLGVAVVIALIGVANTLSLSVIERRRESALLRAMGLTRGQLRRMLAVEGVFLALAGVLIGAVLGLLYGWAGTAVILGRSGELALAVPWGYLGAIVVVALLAGFAASVLPARSAVRTPPVAALAAD; the protein is encoded by the coding sequence ATGCTCAGACTCACCCTCACCCAGATGCGCCGCAGCACCGGGCGCCTGCTCGCCGCGGGCCTGGCGATCATGATCGGCACGGCCTTCATCGCCGCGACACTCCTCGGCACCGCGGTCATCCGCGACACCACGTACTCGGCGGTCACCGCCGACATCGGAGACGCGGACGTCGTCGTCCAGTCCGGCGACGACCTGCTCACCCCCGAGCAGCTCGACGAGGTCCGGGCCCTGCCCGGCGTCTCCGTCGCCGACGGCCAGGTGACGATGTTCGGCTCGATCGTCGCCGGTGGGCGCCAGGACTGGTCGGCCGTCGACGCCGTCGGCTCCCCCGGCCTGTCCGGCGTCACCGTCCTCGACGGCACGCTCCCGACGGCGCAGGGCGAGGTCGCCCTCACCGCCTCCTCCGCCGACCGGCTCGAGGTCGAGGTCGGTGACGCACTGACGATGTCGACCGAGATCTACCTGCCGCCCCCGCCTGGCGCGAAGGACTCGATGCCCTTCGTCGACGCGGAGCTCACCGTCGCCGGCATCCTCCAGGACCCCTCTGCGCTCGTCGGCATGGGCAACACGGCGCTCGTCACCCCCGCCCAGCGCGACGCCTGGGTGGTGCAGGCGGACCGCGAGCTCGCCTTCAGCGAGATCCTCGTCCGCGCGGCGGACGGCGCGGAGCCGGCCGCCGTCGCAGCCGCGGTGTCCGCGGAGCTGCCGAATGCCGCCGTCCGGACGGGCGAGGAGTACGCCCAGCAGACGCTCCAGGACCTCACCGGTCAGGCCTACGCCCTCACCGCGGTCATCCTCGCCTTCGGCGCGCTGGCGATGTTCGTCGCCGCGATCGTCATCACCAACACCTTCCAGGTGCTCGTCGCCCAGCGCACCCACACCCTGGCCCTCCTGCGGGCCGTCGGCGCGACCAAGCGCCAGATCCGCCGCTCGGTGCTCACCGAGGCGCTCATCCTCGGGATCGTCGCCGGTGTCGCCGGGCTGGTCCTCGGCACCGCGCTCGCCCAGGGCGCCCTGTGGGTCCTGCACGCCCAGGAGCTGCCCTTCCCGGTGCCCAGCAACGTGACGATCACGGCGGCGGCCGTCATCGTCCCGATCGTCACCGGTGCCCTCGTCACCGTGCTGGCGGCGCTGTCCCCCGCGCGGGCAGCGACCGTGGTCTCCCCGCTCGCGGCGCTGCGTCCCCCTGAGCCGCCGGACCCGCGCGGCGCCTCCCGACTGCGCGTCGTCGCCTCGCTCGTCCTCGTCCTGGGCGGCGGCGCCATGGTGGCCGCGGCCCCGTTCCTCGCCGGCGCCGAGTCCATCGACGAGGAGACCGCCGTGCTCGGCGGGCTCGCCCTGGGGATCCTCGGCGGCTTCGTCTCCTTCGCCGGCGTCATGCTCGGGATGGTCTTCGTCGTCCCGACGGTCGTCCGTGGCCTGGGCGCGCTCGCCCGGCGGGCCGGTGGCGGCACCCCGGCGCGGATCGCCACCGCCAACGCCGTGCGCAACCCGCGCCGTACCGCGGCGACCGCCACCGCGCTCGTCATCGGCGTCACGCTCGTCGCGCTCATGTCGACGGGCGCGGTGAGCGCCCGGTCCAGTCTCGACTCGATGCTGCGCAGCCAGTTCCCCGTGGACCTCGTCGTCTCCTCCAGCGCCTGGGACCAGGAGACCGGCCTTCCCGGCGGGCTCACCCCCGCGCAGATCGAGACGGTCGAGCGCACCGAGAACGTCGAGGCCACGCTCGGCATCGCCGAGGCCCAGGCCACCTTCCAGACCCCGCAGGGGGAGATCGAGACCGGGGTCTCGCTCGTCGACCGCGCGGCCGCCGAGTCGATCATGCGGGACAGCTCGCTCCTCGACCTGCTCGGTGAGGACACGCTCCTCGTCGGCAGCGGCTGGGCCCGCGACGTCGGCCTCACCGACGGGCAGACGGTGACGCTGGGCGACGCAGACCTCACCCTCGTCGTCCAGGGCAACGGTTACACCGCCTTCGCCCCGCTCAGCCTGCGCGAGGCGATCGACCCGCAGGCGCCGGTCACCGAGCTGTGGGCGCGCCTGTCGGGCGAGGACCAGGCCGCGACGATCACCACGGTCTCCGACCGTCTCACCGAGGCCCAGGCGGTGGCCACGGCGCAGGACCCCGACGCGCGGTACGACACCCCCTACGTCGACGGGCCGGCCGCCCAGCGCGAGATCTTTGAGCAGGTCATCAACACGTTGCTGGCGATCGTCGTCGGACTGCTCGGCGTGGCCGTCGTCATCGCGCTCATCGGCGTGGCGAACACGCTGTCCCTGTCGGTCATCGAGCGGCGCCGCGAGTCGGCCCTGCTGCGGGCCATGGGCCTGACCCGCGGCCAGCTGCGCCGGATGCTCGCCGTCGAGGGCGTCTTCCTCGCCCTGGCCGGGGTGCTCATCGGGGCCGTCCTCGGGCTGCTCTACGGCTGGGCCGGCACCGCGGTCATCCTCGGCCGCTCAGGCGAGCTCGCGCTCGCCGTGCCGTGGGGGTACCTCGGCGCGATCGTCGTCGTCGCGCTCCTCGCCGGGTTCGCGGCCTCGGTGCTGCCCGCCCGCAGCGCCGTGCGCACCCCGCCGGTCGCCGCGCTCGCGGCCGACTAG
- a CDS encoding ABC transporter ATP-binding protein: MSSSPRRPAVQARGLSKVYGSGDVAVHALRGVDVAFTAGEFTAIMGPSGSGKSTLMHLLAGLDAATGGQVVLGDTELTALGDTELTLLRRERVGFVFQSFNLLPMFTALQNITLPCELAGTAPDQGWLDTLIDTLGLRDRLTHRPSELSGGQQQRVAIARALITRPDVVFADEPTGNLDSRSGAEVLSFLRTSVRELGQTIVMVTHDPVAASYADSVVLLADGRIAGSIDNPTPESVLAGLDALRTVNA; encoded by the coding sequence GTGAGCAGCTCCCCCCGACGACCCGCGGTCCAGGCACGCGGCCTGAGCAAGGTCTACGGCAGCGGGGACGTCGCCGTCCACGCGCTCCGCGGCGTCGACGTCGCCTTCACCGCCGGTGAGTTCACCGCGATCATGGGGCCTTCCGGCTCCGGCAAGTCCACCCTCATGCACCTGCTCGCCGGGCTCGACGCGGCCACGGGCGGCCAGGTCGTCCTCGGGGACACCGAGCTCACCGCCCTGGGCGACACCGAGCTCACGCTGCTGCGCCGTGAGCGGGTGGGCTTCGTATTCCAGTCCTTCAACCTCCTGCCGATGTTCACCGCCCTGCAGAACATCACCCTGCCGTGCGAGCTCGCCGGCACCGCCCCGGACCAGGGGTGGCTCGACACCCTCATCGACACGCTCGGCCTGCGGGACCGGCTCACCCACCGGCCCAGCGAGCTGTCCGGCGGCCAGCAGCAGCGCGTCGCCATCGCCCGCGCCCTCATCACCCGCCCCGACGTCGTCTTCGCCGACGAGCCGACCGGCAACCTCGACTCCCGCTCCGGCGCCGAGGTGCTCTCCTTCCTGCGCACCAGTGTGCGCGAGCTCGGGCAGACGATCGTCATGGTCACCCACGACCCGGTCGCGGCGTCCTACGCCGACAGCGTCGTCCTCCTCGCCGACGGCCGCATCGCCGGCTCGATCGACAACCCGACCCCCGAGTCGGTCCTCGCCGGTCTCGACGCGCTGCGCACGGTGAACGCCTGA
- a CDS encoding response regulator, producing MPAEDTPIRVALVDDQQLVRAGFTLVINSQPDMEVVAEASDGAQALRMLSAYDADVVLMDVRMAGMDGLTATEQLTAQGSGPKVVILTTFDLDEYVMRAIKVGASGFLLKDVPPEDMLQAIRTVHAGDGVIAPSSTKRLIEHLAQVLPDEQKAPPAILDALTEREREVLVLMARGRSNTEIAADLFVAEATVKTHVGRVLSKLGARDRVQAVVLAYETGLITPGS from the coding sequence CCCTCGTCGACGACCAGCAGCTCGTGCGAGCCGGCTTCACCCTCGTCATCAACTCCCAGCCGGACATGGAGGTGGTCGCCGAGGCCTCCGACGGCGCGCAGGCGCTGCGGATGCTCAGCGCCTACGACGCCGACGTCGTCCTCATGGACGTGCGCATGGCCGGCATGGACGGGCTCACCGCCACCGAGCAGCTCACCGCGCAGGGCTCGGGCCCGAAGGTCGTCATCCTCACGACCTTCGACCTCGACGAGTACGTCATGCGCGCGATCAAGGTCGGAGCGAGCGGCTTCCTCCTCAAGGACGTCCCGCCGGAGGACATGCTCCAGGCCATCCGCACCGTGCACGCGGGCGACGGCGTCATCGCGCCGTCGTCCACCAAGCGGCTCATCGAGCACCTCGCCCAGGTCCTCCCGGACGAGCAGAAGGCCCCGCCTGCCATCCTCGACGCGCTCACCGAGCGCGAGCGTGAGGTCCTCGTCCTCATGGCCCGCGGGCGCAGCAACACCGAGATCGCCGCCGACCTCTTCGTCGCCGAGGCCACCGTGAAGACGCACGTCGGGCGGGTGCTCTCCAAGCTCGGCGCCCGCGACCGGGTCCAGGCGGTCGTCCTCGCCTACGAGACCGGGCTCATCACCCCGGGCTCCTAG
- a CDS encoding phosphodiester glycosidase family protein has translation MPRAHGVTALATAALLALPLAAGAAPAPDDGPGLPLGAADLQETRHTEAVAPGVTLTRIVRGDAEATYPWTVEVSVPAGSGSPDPDAPATALRDRASAEEVVAELRAAGLDARTEEVRTQPTVDFAGGSLGWRVRVGSFTDRAAADAAREQVVAAGHRGSTLSTAWDADGEEDRGPWRIDVLTVDPRHFRGELAASVGPDVERRETTSELAALSGALAAVNGGFFVLDPRAGAPGDPAGVSVVDGELLSEPVGDRPALLLRPDARRTEVERLTWEGELRTGGTRLPLDGVNRVPGLVRNCGGLDDLPTSLPLHDTTCTDPDELVVFTGTYAATTPAGPGTEVVLDAGGRVVEVRGERGGPVPEGGRTVQATGDLAPVLRGLVEEGGRLDVRTTLHDEEGRPVHPTRYPAVVNGGPELVRDGARHVTVAADGMVHPDNPSFYYGWAHKRNPRTLAGVDAQGRLVLVTADGRSTDALGLSIPEAADVAVGLGLREALNLDGGGSTAMVVGDRLLTVPSDAAGERPVGDAVLVLPGRS, from the coding sequence ATGCCCCGTGCGCACGGTGTCACCGCCCTCGCGACCGCCGCCCTGCTCGCCCTGCCCCTCGCCGCCGGCGCCGCGCCGGCGCCCGACGACGGGCCGGGTCTCCCCCTCGGCGCGGCAGACCTGCAGGAGACCCGGCACACCGAGGCGGTGGCCCCGGGGGTCACGCTCACCCGGATCGTCCGCGGGGACGCCGAGGCGACCTACCCGTGGACGGTCGAGGTCTCGGTGCCCGCGGGCTCCGGCTCACCGGACCCCGACGCCCCCGCCACCGCGCTGCGCGACCGGGCGAGCGCCGAGGAGGTCGTCGCCGAGCTGCGTGCCGCCGGGCTCGACGCCCGCACCGAGGAGGTGCGCACGCAGCCCACCGTGGACTTCGCGGGCGGCAGCCTCGGCTGGCGTGTGCGCGTCGGCTCGTTCACCGACCGGGCCGCGGCGGACGCGGCCCGGGAGCAGGTCGTCGCCGCCGGGCACCGCGGCTCCACCCTGTCGACCGCGTGGGACGCCGACGGCGAGGAGGACCGCGGGCCGTGGCGGATCGACGTCCTCACCGTCGACCCGCGCCACTTCCGCGGCGAGCTCGCGGCGTCGGTCGGCCCGGACGTCGAGCGCCGCGAGACGACCTCCGAGCTCGCCGCCCTCTCCGGGGCCCTCGCGGCCGTCAACGGCGGGTTCTTCGTCCTCGACCCGCGGGCCGGCGCGCCCGGCGACCCGGCCGGGGTTTCGGTCGTCGACGGCGAGCTGCTCAGCGAGCCGGTCGGGGACCGGCCCGCGCTGCTGCTGCGACCCGACGCGCGGCGCACCGAGGTGGAGCGCCTCACGTGGGAGGGCGAGCTGCGCACGGGCGGAACCCGTCTCCCGCTCGACGGGGTCAACCGGGTGCCGGGCCTCGTGCGCAACTGCGGCGGGCTCGACGACCTGCCGACGTCCCTGCCGCTGCACGACACGACGTGCACCGACCCCGACGAGCTCGTCGTCTTCACCGGCACCTACGCCGCGACCACGCCCGCGGGCCCCGGTACCGAGGTGGTGCTCGACGCGGGCGGCCGGGTCGTGGAGGTCCGCGGGGAGCGCGGGGGCCCCGTGCCGGAGGGCGGGCGCACCGTCCAGGCCACCGGCGACCTCGCCCCGGTCCTGCGCGGACTCGTCGAGGAGGGCGGGCGGCTCGACGTCCGCACGACCCTGCACGACGAGGAGGGCCGACCCGTGCACCCCACCCGCTACCCCGCCGTCGTCAACGGTGGACCCGAGCTCGTGCGCGACGGCGCACGGCACGTCACCGTCGCCGCCGACGGCATGGTCCACCCGGACAACCCGAGCTTCTACTACGGCTGGGCGCACAAGCGGAACCCGCGCACCCTCGCGGGCGTGGACGCCCAGGGCCGCCTCGTCCTCGTGACCGCGGACGGGCGCAGCACCGACGCGCTCGGCCTGTCGATCCCGGAGGCCGCGGACGTCGCGGTCGGGCTGGGTCTGCGCGAGGCGCTCAACCTCGACGGCGGCGGGTCGACGGCGATGGTCGTCGGGGACCGGCTGCTCACCGTCCCGTCCGACGCCGCCGGGGAGCGGCCGGTGGGCGACGCGGTGCTCGTCCTGCCCGGGCGGTCCTAG
- a CDS encoding DedA family protein, which produces METLGGPGAALAIALENLFPPIPSEVILPLAGFTASQGELGLVSVILWTIAGSVVGALTLYGLGAALGLRRLRAIADRLPLVDSRDVDATDRWFQRHGTKAVFFGRMLPIFRSLISIPAGIERMSLPVFLGLTTAGSAIWNTVLVLAGYYLGERWHVVEEYTGILQLVVIAGIVLAVAWFLWSRTGRRGRERRQRSQAPDGD; this is translated from the coding sequence ATGGAGACCCTCGGCGGGCCCGGCGCGGCCCTCGCGATCGCCCTGGAGAACCTCTTCCCGCCGATCCCCAGCGAGGTCATCCTCCCGCTCGCCGGCTTCACCGCCAGCCAGGGTGAGCTCGGCCTCGTCAGCGTCATCCTCTGGACGATCGCCGGCTCGGTCGTCGGCGCGCTCACCCTCTACGGGCTGGGTGCCGCGCTCGGGCTGCGCCGGCTGCGGGCCATTGCCGACCGGCTGCCGCTCGTCGACTCCCGCGACGTCGACGCCACCGACCGCTGGTTCCAGCGCCACGGCACCAAGGCCGTCTTCTTCGGGCGGATGCTGCCGATCTTCCGCAGCCTCATCTCCATCCCCGCCGGCATCGAGCGGATGAGCCTCCCGGTCTTCCTCGGGCTGACGACAGCGGGCTCGGCGATCTGGAACACGGTCCTCGTCCTCGCCGGGTACTACCTCGGCGAGCGGTGGCACGTGGTGGAGGAGTACACCGGCATCCTCCAGCTCGTCGTCATCGCGGGCATCGTGCTCGCCGTCGCGTGGTTCCTGTGGAGCCGCACCGGCCGCCGCGGGCGCGAGCGCCGGCAGCGCAGCCAGGCACCCGACGGCGACTGA
- a CDS encoding WhiB family transcriptional regulator, giving the protein MDWRHTAACLTEDPELFFPIGNTGPALLQIEEAKVVCRRCPVVDTCLKWALENGQDAGVWGGLSEDERRALKRRTARARRAS; this is encoded by the coding sequence ATGGACTGGCGCCACACCGCCGCTTGCCTGACCGAGGACCCCGAGCTCTTCTTCCCGATCGGCAACACCGGCCCCGCTCTCCTGCAGATCGAGGAGGCCAAGGTGGTCTGCCGCCGGTGCCCCGTCGTGGACACCTGCCTCAAGTGGGCCCTGGAGAACGGTCAGGACGCCGGGGTGTGGGGCGGCCTGTCCGAGGACGAGCGGCGCGCTCTCAAGCGCCGCACCGCCCGAGCCCGGCGCGCGTCCTGA